One segment of Comamonas thiooxydans DNA contains the following:
- a CDS encoding cytochrome c, which produces MAKTWIKGLGAAAVLGVLVAGGMYLYGSASGDVPPATVDFAKLGPQEFDALYKRGEQVFRSGDCAACHSSPATGAELAGGVPMVTPMGTLYGTNISPSKEHGIGGWTADDLYRAVAAGMAPGRKNLYPAMPYASYHQITRADVDALWVWLMKQPAVEVANKPSEMNFPFSIRPAVAMWNALNRPAAKEFDMSVDELVRGKYLVDVLGHCAECHSPRTKATFAMDGSRYLEGNTIEGSYAPALTPDALSERGWTKDDLVKFFRTGLSPQGVMTFRMSSVLEHSTSRMAEADVRAMAAYLTQNREMPGPKVKAAEGQTSVKGENLYLGLCAGCHGAQGQGQPHSSVPMSTNTTAMFPTPINLIRVIREGVHERDLAHGERMQTMPGYADKLSNEEMADLVNYMRQTWGGRPGDVTAAQVAEHVKTIEHSQ; this is translated from the coding sequence ATGGCTAAGACCTGGATCAAGGGCCTGGGCGCAGCCGCCGTGCTGGGTGTGCTCGTGGCCGGAGGCATGTATTTGTACGGCAGCGCAAGCGGCGACGTCCCCCCGGCCACGGTGGACTTTGCCAAGCTGGGCCCGCAGGAGTTCGATGCGCTCTACAAGCGCGGCGAGCAGGTGTTCCGCAGTGGTGACTGCGCGGCCTGCCATAGCTCGCCCGCCACGGGGGCGGAGCTGGCGGGTGGTGTGCCCATGGTCACCCCCATGGGCACGCTTTACGGTACCAATATCTCGCCTTCCAAGGAGCACGGCATCGGCGGCTGGACGGCCGACGATCTGTACCGCGCCGTGGCTGCCGGCATGGCGCCCGGCCGCAAGAACCTCTATCCGGCCATGCCCTATGCCAGCTACCACCAGATCACGCGTGCCGATGTCGATGCGCTGTGGGTGTGGCTGATGAAGCAGCCGGCCGTGGAAGTCGCCAACAAGCCCAGCGAGATGAACTTCCCGTTCAGCATCCGTCCTGCCGTGGCCATGTGGAATGCGCTCAATCGCCCCGCTGCCAAGGAGTTCGACATGTCTGTGGACGAACTGGTGCGCGGCAAGTATCTGGTGGATGTGCTGGGTCACTGTGCCGAATGCCACAGCCCGCGGACCAAGGCCACCTTCGCCATGGATGGCTCGCGCTATCTCGAGGGCAATACCATCGAAGGCTCCTACGCTCCGGCGCTGACCCCCGATGCCCTGAGCGAGCGCGGCTGGACCAAGGACGATCTGGTCAAGTTCTTCCGCACCGGACTGTCGCCGCAAGGGGTGATGACTTTCCGCATGTCATCGGTGCTCGAGCATTCCACCTCGCGCATGGCGGAGGCCGATGTGCGCGCCATGGCTGCCTATCTGACCCAGAATCGCGAGATGCCAGGGCCCAAGGTCAAGGCTGCCGAGGGGCAGACCAGCGTCAAGGGCGAGAACCTGTACCTGGGCTTGTGCGCGGGCTGCCACGGTGCACAGGGCCAGGGCCAGCCGCATTCGTCGGTGCCCATGAGCACCAACACCACGGCCATGTTCCCCACGCCCATCAACCTGATTCGTGTGATCCGCGAAGGCGTGCACGAGCGTGACCTGGCCCATGGCGAACGCATGCAGACCATGCCGGGCTATGCCGACAAGCTCAGCAACGAGGAGATGGCCGATCTGGTCAATTACATGCGTCAGACCTGGGGCGGCCGCCCTGGCGACGTGACCGCCGCGCAGGTTGCGGAGCATGTGAAGACCATAGAGCACAGCCAATAA
- a CDS encoding (2Fe-2S)-binding protein, with amino-acid sequence MQDRIQFSATINRKQVGPVDVPKDLMMIEFLQEYAGMNGTRLGCGQGVCRACTIIVDDPEKGSITVPACVTGVTWLNGKTIRTVEGIASVDDKGVVHPSPVQKAFLEHYSFQCGYCTPGFVNSATVLVEKLQKQPVPADEVEKAIEEQLEPHICRCTGYVRYYNAVRDVILKTPGLTTGKRSKEVVNNG; translated from the coding sequence ATGCAGGACCGTATCCAATTTTCCGCCACCATCAATCGCAAACAGGTAGGCCCCGTCGACGTTCCCAAGGACTTGATGATGATCGAGTTCCTGCAGGAGTACGCGGGCATGAACGGCACGCGCCTGGGCTGCGGCCAGGGCGTGTGCCGCGCCTGCACCATCATCGTCGACGACCCGGAAAAAGGCTCGATCACCGTGCCCGCCTGTGTGACCGGCGTGACCTGGCTCAACGGCAAGACCATTCGTACCGTGGAAGGCATTGCCTCGGTGGACGACAAGGGCGTGGTCCATCCCTCGCCGGTGCAGAAGGCCTTTCTCGAGCACTACTCCTTCCAGTGCGGCTACTGCACGCCCGGTTTCGTGAACTCGGCCACCGTGCTGGTGGAAAAGCTCCAGAAGCAGCCCGTGCCCGCCGATGAGGTGGAAAAAGCCATCGAGGAGCAACTGGAGCCCCATATCTGCCGCTGTACAGGCTATGTGCGCTACTACAACGCCGTGCGCGACGTGATCCTGAAGACGCCGGGCCTGACCACGGGCAAGCGCAGCAAGGAGGTCGTGAACAATGGCTAA